A stretch of Brassica napus cultivar Da-Ae chromosome C6, Da-Ae, whole genome shotgun sequence DNA encodes these proteins:
- the LOC106393586 gene encoding uncharacterized protein LOC106393586 yields the protein MEILAMKNNFDYTVLKSTRKWWYIRCKDALCNWTVRAEGIDGSTYFMINQCEGRHSCAPLKKRKFGKTASARTIGTLIQHRFDDANYVPKANDIIQFMRLEHSCEITYWHDWKAREFAIAAASGIPDRSYAKISAYLHMIKEANPGTYTHYETNEKGRFMYLFMSFGKSVRGFYNAIRRVIVVDGTFLKNKYKGTLLVATAVDGNSNLYPIAFGVVDSENDDSWGWFFRQLKVVITDCQYLAFV from the coding sequence ATGGAAATTTTGGCGATGAAGAATAATTTCGATTACACTGTTCTCAAATCCACGAGAAAATGGTGGTATATTCGATGTAAGGATGCATTGTGCAACTGGACTGTGCGTGCAGAAGGTATAGATGGGTCTACATATTTCATGATCAACCAATGTGAGGGAAGACATTCATGTGCTCCTTTAAAGAAAAGGAAATTCGGAAAAACAGCATCGGCAAGAACAATTGGGACTCTGATACAACATCGATTTGATGATGCAAACTATGTCCCAAAAGCAAATGACATCATTCAATTTATGAGATTGGAGCATAGTTGTGAGATTACTTATTGGCACGATTGGAAAGCTCGTGAGTTTGCTATTGCAGCTGCTAGTGGTATACCAGATCGCAGTTATGCTAAAATATCAGCATATTTGCATATGATTAAAGAAGCTAATCCTGGTACGTATACTCACTATGAAACTAATGAGAAGGGAAGATTCATGTATCTATTTATGTCATTTGGGAAATCAGTTAGAGGATTCTACAATGCAATACGAAGGGTGATTGTCGTTGATGGaacttttctgaaaaataaatacaaagggACACTTCTTGTTGCTACTGCTGTAGATGGTAACTCTAATTTGTATCCGATTGCATTTGGGGTTGTTGATTCAGAGAATGACGATTCATGGGGGTGGTTCTTCAGACAGTTGAAAGTGGTTATTACTGATTGTCAATACCTAGCTTTTGTCTAA
- the LOC106393588 gene encoding uncharacterized protein LOC106393588 — protein MSPELGRYLREADVCKWARSLFPGSRYDIRTTNPAESINSVLRIPREYPVIPLLDSIRELLTRWFYERRLLSSKHLDPLTAKVEKKIDRRIVKAKEFQVYKVDNFRSVVKGDIYDCQVDLERRTCTCGKYDIGKIPCRHAIPAIYSRGMEVHRFTDALYSTAAWRTAYAECINPIAVLESEWNVPAEVKLAKVLPPKTRKSSGRPIKRRYESVEDKIKSSQGSRKNKKYKCSRCGTEGHKRGTCDLPI, from the exons ATGAGTCCTGAGCTTGGAAGATATCTACGGGAGGCTGATGTGTGCAAATGGGCTCGTTCTCTCTTCCCTGGCTCCAGGTATGACATCAGGACCACGAATCCTGCAGAGTCGATAAATTCAGTTCTTAGAATACCTAGAGAATATCCGGTTATTCCTTTGCTTGATAGTATAAGAGAACTGTTGACTCGATGGTTCTATGAGCGTCGCTTGTTAAGCTCAAAGCATCTTGATCCTTTAACCGCTAAGGTGGAGAAAAAGATTGATAGGAGAATTGTGAAGGCAAAAGAATTCCAGGTTTACAAGGTTGACAACTTCAGATCGGTTGTAAAAGGAGACATATATGATTGTCAGGTTGATTTGGAAAGAAGAACATGCACATGTGGGAAGTATGATATAGGAAAAATTCCTTGCCGACACGCCATTCCTGCAATTTATTCACGAG GTATGGAAGTGCACAGATTTACTGACGCCTTATACAGCACTGCAGCATGGAGAACCGCCTATGCAGAATGCATTAATCCAATAGCAGTTCTAGAGTCTGAATGGAATGTCCCAGCTGAGGTTAAACTTGCAAAGGTTTTACCACCAAAGACAAGAAAGAGTTCTGGTCGACCAATAAAGAGAAGGtatgaatcagtagaagacaagaTAAAATCTTCTCAAGGATCAAGAAAGAATAAAAAGTATAAGTGTAGCCGTTGTGGAACCGAAGGACACAAGAGAGGAACATGCGATTTACCCATCTAG
- the LOC106393589 gene encoding uncharacterized protein LOC106393589 has protein sequence MKTEALCTLAALWGERDDTAFNMETNMSEDLPKRLFKEGEEPRVTQINNNCRIDYIIRKFQAWLPKELDVVKKDSVFHQIFKLHENGLGYPARVIHSFLCRELVTYLQHELWFVFARRPLRFSLQEFHAVTGFEYDTRISLEEFKEWKYDGGFWSKVLRRKDGTITLFNLWTKDKEAVKKWRNADRIRLIYLAIILCVVLARDEKANIPLKYIAVVMDLDRVRKYPWGVAAYDLLCKSIAKNRDQLKEKTTSYVLDGFSYALQIWEMEVVSKIGKLCGKKLDKGFKNGPRCINWMGAAKVSYEEIIRLEELITPKAFRRDDDVEDDRIKALMELIKNGHDFSEHVWETEENEVVSLSLDDESAVNDEASVNVEAAESDDDFQTPKGSKNVGSRSKRGKKRLLDRGMEKRKHKVLVSGPKQAPFNEDMKAFVTQLFEHNFSGMEQRLQKQMAKTFEQMRAELKDSRKEASVEVELGEPSPTKPSTSQAPLTRSTRGVKKH, from the exons ATGAAAACGGAGGCGCTTTGCACACTGGCGGCTTTGTGGGGAGAGAGAGACGACACAGCGTTCAACATGGAGACAA ATATGTCTGAGGACTTACCAAAGAGGCTTTTTAAGGAGGGCGAGGAGCCCCGAGTGACTCAGATCAACAACAACTGCAGGATCGACTACATTATCCGAAAGTTCCAAGCGTGGCTGCCAAAGGAGTTGGATGTTGTGAAGAAAGATTCGGTTTTTCATCAGATTTTTAAACTCCATGAGAATGGTCTTGGATACCCCGCGAGGGTGATACACAGCTTCTTGTGTAGGGAGCTGGTGACTTACTTACAGCACGAGCTTTGGTTTGTCTTTGCGAGGAGACCGCTTCGATTCTCATTGCAAGAGTTCCACGCAGTAACCGGGTTTGAATACGATACTCGTATCTCGCTTGAGGAGTTCAAAGAGTGGAAATATGATGGTGGTTTCTGGAGCAAGGTTTTGAGGAGAAAAGATGGAACAATTACACTCTTCAACCTGTGGACTAaggacaaggaagctgttaAGAAGTGGAGGAATGCAGATCGCATACGCCTTATCTACTTGGCGATCATTCTTTGTGTGGTATTAGCGAGAGATGAGAAGGCTAATATCCCCCTCAAATATATCGCGGTGGTCATGGATCTTGACAGAGTTCGAAAGTATCCTTGGGGAGTTGCTGCTTATGACCTTCTCTGCAAGTCAATAGCCAAAAATCGTGATCAACTGAAGGAAAAGACTACTAGTTATGTCTTGGATGGATTCTCATACGCCTTGCAGATTTGGGAAATGGAAGTGGTATCAAAGATTGGAAAGCTTTGTGGAAAAAAGCTGGACAAGGGTTTCAAGAACGGTCCTAGATGCATAAACTGGATGGGAGCTGCAAAGGTGTCATATGAGGAGATCATTCGGTTGGAGGAACTTATTACACCCAAG GCGTTTCGCAGAGATGATGATGTGGAGGATGATAGAATCAAGGCTCTGATGGAGTTGATAAAGAATGGGCATGATTTTAGTGAACATGTTTGGGAaactgaagaaaatgaagtggTTTCTTTATCTCTTGATGACGAATCAGCTGTGAATGATGAAGCAAGCGTGAATGTTGAAGCAGCCGAGAGTGATGACGACTTTCAGACTCCGAAAGGATCAAAGAACGTTGGTTCTAGATCAAAGAGGGGTAAGAAGAGGCTTCTGGATCGTGGTATGGAGAAGAGGAAGCATAAGGTTCTCGTAAGTGGCCCAAAGCAAGCTCCTTTTAATGAAGACATGAAGGCTTTTGTGACACAGTTGTTTGAGCACAACTTCTCTGGAATGGAACAAAGGCTACAGAAACAGATGGCTAAGACATTTGAGCAGATGCGGGCAGAGCTTAAAGATTCACGTAAGGAAGCAAGCGTTGAAGTTGAGCTTGGAGAGCCTTCACCGACAAAGCCATCGACGAGCCAGGCACCGTTGACGAGGTCCACACGCGGGGTAAAGAAACACTAG